In one Phycisphaeraceae bacterium genomic region, the following are encoded:
- a CDS encoding universal stress protein, whose protein sequence is MYKKILVALENSKTDRRLLAHVGELAVLLKSSLLLLHVADGFAARNFKQLKLAESEEMKEDQRYLDKTAQSLTKHGLKVETRLELGNPPEGIIKVSKECHCDLIAMCSHGHRLIGDLVFGSTIEPVRHRTKIPVLIVRG, encoded by the coding sequence ATGTATAAAAAAATTCTTGTCGCGCTGGAAAATTCCAAAACCGACCGGCGTCTGCTCGCACACGTCGGAGAGTTGGCTGTGTTGCTCAAGTCCAGCCTGCTTCTGTTGCACGTCGCGGACGGCTTCGCAGCACGGAACTTCAAGCAACTCAAGCTCGCCGAGTCCGAGGAAATGAAAGAGGATCAACGATACCTCGATAAAACCGCGCAATCATTGACCAAGCATGGCCTGAAGGTCGAAACACGGCTTGAATTGGGCAATCCGCCGGAAGGCATCATCAAAGTCAGCAAAGAATGTCACTGCGATCTGATCGCAATGTGTTCACATGGCCATCGGCTTATCGGCGACCTGGTATTCGGCAGCACCATCGAGCCGGTGCGTCATCGCACCAAGATTCCTGTCTTGATCGTTCGCGGTTGA